From the genome of Nitrospirota bacterium:
CTCCCGCTTCAATACCCAGTGCAAGCATATCTTCCGGGTCTATCCTGGCAACAACCCTCCCCACATCCTTTGATAAGGCTTCCTGAACCTTTAATATCATTGTCATATCGCTTTCACCTGAAAATAACCCCATCCCCACCCTGACCCTCCCCTTGAAGGGGAGGGAATTAACTTAGCACCCTCTCCCTGAGGGAGAGGGAATATTCTCTATGTACCCTCTCCCCTGGGGGAGAGGGTCCGGGTGAGGGGGTCTTATTTTCATCATCCTTTATTTCTTAATTCTTATCTCTAAGATACCGTTTTTGTAACCCGATGTGAGTGTTTCAGCCTTTACTTTTGCAGGAAGTAAGACCTCTTTGCGGTATTTTCTATCCACGCTCCATGCAGAAATATCAAGAATACCATCCTTCAGATCAAGGTTTATATCCCCCTCATTTATACCCGGCATTTCTGCCATAATAACAATCTCTTCACTTTCATCAAACAGGTCAATAATAGGTTCTCTCACCTCCTCAACTTTGGACCCTTCTGATGTCTTTTTGATATTACCGAATGATTCGACTACCGGTTCTCCCCCAACCGCAGTTTTTATAGAGATACCGAATATACCCTTCATCCCTTTTTTAATATGCTCCAGATCAATCTCACCTTCTTTTTTTACTTCACCGCCGGCCTCTTTCAGATCAGCAGCAAGGTCCATAATCTTTTCTACGCCTTTAAATAACCCTCCCAGGCTGAATTTGACAACACCAAGATCAATATCCAAACCTTCTTCTTTTCCTCTCTTCTTTTCTTTAGTCATCTCTCCATCCCCTTCTTCAATAACCTAAAGACATCCTTTTCCACTTCCTTTTAACTCCTCCCTTATTCTCTTTTCCCACGCTCGTCTTTACAGTAACCGCACTATTTTGAAGCCCTTTTATACCCTTGTTTATCTCATCTATACGCATCTTAATTACTTTATTTCTCAAATTAAGTCTCTCATCTTCTTTAAACAGCCTCTCTTTTTCTTTATTGAGTATATACAGATCTAAATATGGTGAAGCCTGAACCTTTCCAACAGAACGCCTCTTCGTATTCTGCATAGTCTTAATTACATTAAGCCCTTTTATCACGTTCGTATTTTTCATAGCTATTTATTCCTTAACTATACTTTTCAACAAGACCCTTAACTACCTCTTTTACCCTGTTTTGATTCACCTTTGAACCACCCCTGCTTGTTTCAGATGCCAGGACATCCTGGCATATCCGGATAAATGTCCCGTTTAACATTGAAGGGGTAAGGTTCAGTACCTTTACTGTCCTGGCAATCATAATGCAGCCACGGACAGTCGGGGCAAATTCACATATCTCTGACTCCCTCAATCCTCTGACAATATTTACTATCCTCTCAGCATCTTTTTTAGTAAGATTGGATTTGGCCCTGGTTATTGCAACCTCTGTCTCGCGGTCAAAACAGTCTACATCTATTGTTATCAGCCTATCTCTGAGGGCATCCTGGCTTTTATGAACACCGGCATATTCTTCGGGATTCGATGTAAAGATAGCGGTGAAATTAGGGTCTACCTTTAAATACGGCTCACCACCATCCCTTCCCACCGGCAAATCCATCATCCTCTCGCTCAATATAGAGAGCAGTATATTATTTGCCTCAGGCCTTGACCTGGTAAACTCGTCATATATCAGGGTAAATCCATACTTGCATGCAATGGTAAGTCGGTTATCAACCCAGCGTTTAACCATGTCTTCCTCTGTCTTTAAGACCCTTGAAATAAAACGGTCTACAACCTTTCTAACCCTGTAACCATGCTCCCCTCCAACCAAATCAGACGTAGTGAACTCTTCATCTCCATGTATCATAACAACAGGTCTTTTAATCTTACCTGCTATGTGCATGGCCAGTGTAGTCTTGCCGGTCCCTGACCCGCCTCTCAGATGAACAGATAAGCCGGCACTAATATAGGCCATAGTACGTTTAGTAATATCTTTAATGTATCTTGTTTCAACAAAATCCGATAAAGGAGTCGGTTCTAATACTGTAGGCATTTCATCAATCATTTTGAATCTACCTCTTTTATAATTACTGCCGGTTTTGAGTGTCTGTTTTCAATGCTGTTATACTCTTGTTTCTTTAGCCCTGCTTCTGGAACTATTGGAATTTCTTTTCCTGCACATAGTTCCTGAGAGGTTATTCCATGATGCAGCCATTTTCTCCAATTCAGCAGCAATCTTTTTCCTCTCGGTACTAAATCCCTGCAGAAGGAGATGAACTTCCTTATCCCTCTCAGCCTGACTTGCTTTTACATTGCTCATCAATGTATTGAAATCTCTAATCCTTTCTTTCTCAAATGCCTTGAGTGTCTTATGAAGATTACCGGTCAACTCTACCAACTCCCTTATCCTCATATCATAAGATGTTTGAATTTCGTCACTAAGCTTATCCATATTAGCAGCTATTTCCATGACTCCCTACCTCCCTTCAATTTTTTGTCTTCACTCCCTGGTTTATCGTTAAACGTTCAACGGCCTTTACTTAACTCATCAAGCATGGTGCGGACTTCTATTCTTCTTTCCTGATTACCTGCTATCCTCTTTTCCTGCTGCAACCTGAATTCTTTAAGCAGTGTTTTAAGGTCATTTATCCGGACATCTCTTCCTTTTGCCAGAAGGTCTTTGAGTCCTTTGACCATTTCCCCCTGCTCTCTCTGAAACTCTTTCAATATTGAGATGACTTCTGTCCTTCTTTCGTCCTGTCTGGTAAGTATCTTTTTCATCATCTCCTGAAATTCTGCAATCCTCCCCGCTTCACCTGTGGAAAGGGCTTTTTTAAGTTCAGTGAACTTATCCTTCATAGTACGAATCATTTCCTGCTGGTCCTGAAGGTAATTCCTCAACATACTCCTTACTTCCAATTCTCTCTCATCCTGTGCAGAAAGAATCCCCTGCATCATCCTGTCAAAATCCTTTTTTCTCAGAGACTCAAATCTGGATAATCTTTCTCTTAATTCAGAATTAACTATTCCTATTTCAGATTTTGCATCTAACAACACGGATGTGATACTTTCGAGCCTGTCCTCGTAAGAAGAAACTATGCTGTCAAATATAGGTTGTATCTCTACACCCAATCCCAAGATTTCCAATTTTAAATCCTCTCTTCTTTTATCTTTTGTGTTTGCAGAAGTGGAGGAGTCTCCTGGCTAATGTCACACTTTTCCGGCCAATCAGGACTTCAGGATGACACGGCAAGAGTCCCTCCTGCATATTTAGAAATCACTATGCAGCAGCCGCTGATGCAGTTAAACCTATAGCTTCAGCGTACTTCAGGTAGGTCTCGACCGATGCCACGACTACTCTTGCCTCGATAGCGAGCAACTCAATACCTACTAAAGAGATTCGTACCCATGCATCAATCACAACCCCCTTGTCCAGTATACGGTCAATTACCTCAACCAGACTGGATGATCCTATTGTTTTTTCAACAGCCATGTCTATCACCCCCTTTCTTCCCTGAAATTATTCTCCCTGATGTACTGACAGGAGAGATTAGAGAACATTTCCTATTGAATCCAAGTGAGCCTCCGGTTCACAAAGGGCCATGAAAACCCCACCCTCACCCGGACCCTCTCCCTGAGGGAGAGGGTGCTTAGTTTATTCCCTCCCCTTCAAGGGGAGGGTTAGGGTGGGGATGGGGTTTATTTTCGGATGACCCCGCTATGTTATTGTCTCTCGCCCACTTATCTTACGTATAAGTGAAATTGCAGATTCTGTCTTACCTTCCTCCTCATATCTGCCGGCTAATAAAAATAGCGCCAGTCTTGAAGCAACAGCTTCAAAGGTTTCAGGATATTTATCAAGCAGCTTCATATAAATATCTATCGCATAACTAACCACACCGGCCTTTTCAAATTCATTTGCCATACTCAATAACTTAAAGGGACTGGAGGAATAGATAATATCATTCTGCTCATTCTCTCCATTAATATCTTCCTTCATGAGCATATTAAACCTCCTTTCTTAACATATAAATCTACTATGGGGAATAAATAGAAAAGGTTCTGCAGGTCCTCTTAGTTACTACTACATAGCAAATTAAATGCCACCAGCATATCCTGCCGGCTGCACTTCTATATAACTGTTTATTTACAAAGAGTTGCAGACTAATTTGAGGTTATTTTATACATGCCGGATATGTTGCAAAGTGGGATTTAAAATTATAAACAGGGAGGACATTCCCGATTTTCGGGAGATAGTTCACTGAGCAAATCCGTATTTCCTTAATTTGGAACGGAGCGTCTTTGGATCAACCTTTAATAGTGTGGCTAAATGTGTTTTATTGATGAACGGATGGTCTTTCATCACCTGAATAATTGCCTGACGTTCAGAGTCTTCAGTAACAGTTTTCCTGATGATTTTTATATCCACGGATTCATAATAAGCAGGGTATTTTTGTAAACCATCAGGAGCTGGATGTTCCGGAGTTAACAAATGGGTGTTAATAGCGGTAGATGCAGCTATCTTATCCGGCAGATGACATGGATTGATGTAATCGTCGGATAGAAGAAAAGAGCTTTTAATTACATTTTCCAGTTCACGGATGTTTCCCGGCCAGTGATATTTTTCAAGAAGGCCCATAGTCTCATCCGTAATACCCACAGATTTATGCTCTTCTCTGCTGCATTGTGCCAGAAAATAATTTATCAGCCTACGGATATCGCCATGCCTTTCTCTCAAAGGCGGCAATTTGACAGTTGCCTCACTTATCCGGTAGTAAAGGTCACTGCGAAAATTTCCTTTATGGGATTCCTCTTCCAGATCAATGTTCGTAGCTGCTATAATCCTGATATTAAGGGGTATAGGGCAATACCTCCTTGAGCCTAGATGGATAACCTTGTGTTCCTGGATAACCCTCAACAGCTTGGCCTGGGCAGAAAGAGGAATATTTTCAATTTCATCTAAAAAAAGTGTCCCCATATTGGCGGACTCAAATAATCCTTCCTTTCTGCTGATTGCCCCTGTAAATGCGCCTTTTTCATAACCAAACATCTCGCTTTCAAAAAGAGGAGCCGGCAAGGCAGAACAATCTACAGGCACAAACGGCCCTTTTTTGCGGCTGCTCATGCCATGAATAACCCTTGCAAAAAGTTCCTTACCGGTTCCTGTCTCTCCATGCAAGAGAACCCTTACATCAGAAGGTGCAAACCGCTTGACGAGGTCCCATGTGTGTTTGATTGCCGGACTTTCTCCAACAATACCTTTTATCTGCGGTTGTGATAACTCTTTTTCATAATCTAACGAAGCAGCTAATCGTCGTACATTCTCAAGAAGCTTCAGGCTGTCAAATGGCTTAATAAGGAAATCAATAGCACCCTCTTTAAATACCTCTACACTATCACTTACCTTACCATACGCACTCATGATTATAACTTTAATTGCGGAATCAATCTTTTTTAACTCTCTTAAAACTTCTAAGCCGCCGGCCCCTGACATCTTCAATTCAACCACGGCAAGAAAAGGGTGATTCCGCTTTGTTATCTCAATCCCTTCTCTTACAGAGGTTGTAGTAGCTACATAAAAATAATCACGGAAGAGCATAGATAATGACCTGTTTATGCTGTCATCACTGTCTACAATAATGATGTATGGTAGATCTCTATTCATAATAAACCCTCCTGATTAAAAATCATTGGGATGGCTGATAGAAGTGAGCGGTATTTAGTCCAACTATAGATATGATAAATCCTGTATTTCAGCGTATAAGGTTATATCACGTTAAACATGTAGTGTCAATAATTCCCGGCTTTAGTTTTTTTACTTCTTTTTTTCTTCAACTAATGACTTTTTAAAACGTATTTGCTAAACTCTTCATCGTTCGATTTAGTGATCCTTTAATAACAATGGAGGAGCAGATATGAAATTAGAAAAAGATATTGCAAAGGCAGGGTTTTATCAATATTATCCGGTTGTCCCTGCTGTAGTTGTCATTAAATCCGGCGATGCATTGGATGCAATGGCATGTGCATGGCATGTTGCACTATCCTTTGACCCGCCCCTTTTTGGAGTGGCCATATCTCCGAAAAGGTATTCATACAAACTGCTTAAGAAGAGTGGTGAATTTACTGCAAACTTTCTTACGTTTGACAACATCGGGATAATAGCAGCCGTTGGAAGGACATCAGGTAAGGATACTGATAAATTCTCTGAATACAAGATAAATACACTGCCATCATCAGTCATAGAAACACCTCTGCTTAAAGCTGCGTATGCTGCTTATGAATGTAAAGTTGTTAAAAGCTATAAGACAGGCGACCATGTCCTATTCATAGGAGAAATCCTCGCAATTCATCAGACAGGAAAGGCATTTGATAAAAAGAACAGGATACCTGATTTGAAGAGCGTAACACCCGCATTATATCTCGGTGTTGATCATTATATTGCGATAAAGTCATTTGGAGAGGTTAAGGTGGGGAAGGAAGAGGTAATGGCAGGGGGGAGCAGAGGCAAGAAGAGGTAAGAAGTAAAATGTTAATGGAAACACCACCCTCACCCGGACACTCTCCCTGAGGGAGAGGATGCTTAGTTCATTCCCTCCCCTTCAAGGGGAGGGTTAGGGTGGGGATGGGGTTATTTTAGGGGGTTATTTTAGGATGAACTCCCATGAATCGAGGGTTCACAAAGGGCTATGAAAATCAGCGGGACAAGAAAGTCCCGCCTATCCTCGTAGATAGGGATAGGCGGGGTTTTCTTACCCCGCCGGAAGAGATTTTAGGATGAAAGCTATGTCAAAATGGATTAAAAAAGCATCTCTAAATACTCCCCGTTCTCATACAGCAACCGCTGCGTATAATGGAAAGATATACGTGTTCGGCGGCGGCGGGGCTGATTTTAAGAGCCTGAACAGCACTGAGATATATGACCCTGTTACAGATACATGGCATCAGGGAAAAGAAATGCCTACTGTCAGATCAGGGGCAGTAGCCGCTGTTGTTAATGACAGGATACATGTACTTGGTGGTGGATTTAAACATCCAAATGGTCAGTTCGAATTCTTCAGGACTGTAGAAATATACAACCCGGCAACTGATTCATGGGAAAAAGGGGTTGATATGCTTATGCCGCATGACTATCCTGCCTCTGTAGTATTAAACGGACATGTCTACGTTTTAGGCGGCCACCATCCTGATGCAACAACAGGGGGGCCTATGACAGACCCTGGTTTTTCATTTTGTGAGGTATTCGAGCCTGAGAAGAATGCATGGAAAAAAATAGCATCAATGCCTACTCCACGTTTTGCATTTGCTGCTGTTGTTATTAATAACAAAATTCTTGCAATCGGAGGGGCAGGCTATAGATATAATGGATTCAAAAATTACGATGTTGTGGAGATTTATGACCCTGCAAAAAATATATGGGCTAATGCCGGTTTCAATACGCCTTGGCCCGCAGCCGGATTAGGGGCTTTTGTATTAGAAGAAAATCCCCCCCCTTTGTTTAAGGGGGGGCTTGGGGGGGTGTGCATAGCCGGCGGAAAAAGCGATAACACAGTTGAAGACAGGTTCGTTTATTTTGACCTACTTACTAATCAATGGATGGAACTCCCAACACTCACCACCGGCAGGATTGTAATGGGAACTGCTCAAATAGGTAATACGCTTTATTTAATTGGCGGACGTGGCCCTGATGGTAAATCCCCAATCGCAACGGTTGAGGCATTTGAGATTTAGCTGCTGATAAATATATCCTTTTTCAGCCCGCTCAACTCCGGCTTACTATCAAATCCTTTATATTGAATCAGTACCTTGAATACGCTTCCCATTCCACCGGGCATTATGAGGTTTTTGATCATCAGTCTCTGTTCTAATGCTGATGTTTGTATAGCCCCACCTAAGCCAAGTCCGAAGAGAAAGTGTGTCTGGTCTGTCATACCTGCAGTATGCAATACATCCTCTTCGCCGGATGAAATAAGAGTTGTAAAGTCAACGTGTGCAGTAATATCCTGCTCACCAATATTTATAAACGGGTCTTCTATAACCCTATGTTTGAAATAACATAATAGTGTGCCGTCTTTTCTGTACGGTGCATATAGTTCTTCAGCAGGATAACCATAATCAACTGTAATAACAAATCCCTTATTTAAACTTTTAGCAATCCACTTCATC
Proteins encoded in this window:
- a CDS encoding Hsp20/alpha crystallin family protein, coding for MTKEKKRGKEEGLDIDLGVVKFSLGGLFKGVEKIMDLAADLKEAGGEVKKEGEIDLEHIKKGMKGIFGISIKTAVGGEPVVESFGNIKKTSEGSKVEEVREPIIDLFDESEEIVIMAEMPGINEGDINLDLKDGILDISAWSVDRKYRKEVLLPAKVKAETLTSGYKNGILEIRIKK
- a CDS encoding ankyrin, with amino-acid sequence MKNTNVIKGLNVIKTMQNTKRRSVGKVQASPYLDLYILNKEKERLFKEDERLNLRNKVIKMRIDEINKGIKGLQNSAVTVKTSVGKENKGGVKRKWKRMSLGY
- the gvpN gene encoding gas vesicle protein GvpN — encoded protein: MIDEMPTVLEPTPLSDFVETRYIKDITKRTMAYISAGLSVHLRGGSGTGKTTLAMHIAGKIKRPVVMIHGDEEFTTSDLVGGEHGYRVRKVVDRFISRVLKTEEDMVKRWVDNRLTIACKYGFTLIYDEFTRSRPEANNILLSILSERMMDLPVGRDGGEPYLKVDPNFTAIFTSNPEEYAGVHKSQDALRDRLITIDVDCFDRETEVAITRAKSNLTKKDAERIVNIVRGLRESEICEFAPTVRGCIMIARTVKVLNLTPSMLNGTFIRICQDVLASETSRGGSKVNQNRVKEVVKGLVEKYS
- the gvpA gene encoding gas vesicle structural protein GvpA, which translates into the protein MAVEKTIGSSSLVEVIDRILDKGVVIDAWVRISLVGIELLAIEARVVVASVETYLKYAEAIGLTASAAAA
- a CDS encoding sigma-54-dependent Fis family transcriptional regulator translates to MNRDLPYIIIVDSDDSINRSLSMLFRDYFYVATTTSVREGIEITKRNHPFLAVVELKMSGAGGLEVLRELKKIDSAIKVIIMSAYGKVSDSVEVFKEGAIDFLIKPFDSLKLLENVRRLAASLDYEKELSQPQIKGIVGESPAIKHTWDLVKRFAPSDVRVLLHGETGTGKELFARVIHGMSSRKKGPFVPVDCSALPAPLFESEMFGYEKGAFTGAISRKEGLFESANMGTLFLDEIENIPLSAQAKLLRVIQEHKVIHLGSRRYCPIPLNIRIIAATNIDLEEESHKGNFRSDLYYRISEATVKLPPLRERHGDIRRLINYFLAQCSREEHKSVGITDETMGLLEKYHWPGNIRELENVIKSSFLLSDDYINPCHLPDKIAASTAINTHLLTPEHPAPDGLQKYPAYYESVDIKIIRKTVTEDSERQAIIQVMKDHPFINKTHLATLLKVDPKTLRSKLRKYGFAQ
- a CDS encoding flavin reductase family protein encodes the protein MKLEKDIAKAGFYQYYPVVPAVVVIKSGDALDAMACAWHVALSFDPPLFGVAISPKRYSYKLLKKSGEFTANFLTFDNIGIIAAVGRTSGKDTDKFSEYKINTLPSSVIETPLLKAAYAAYECKVVKSYKTGDHVLFIGEILAIHQTGKAFDKKNRIPDLKSVTPALYLGVDHYIAIKSFGEVKVGKEEVMAGGSRGKKR